Proteins from a single region of Pseudomonas quebecensis:
- a CDS encoding LrgB family protein translates to MIFDWHGAWTAVIHHPLFGIGITLGAYQLVLAGFEKTRWIFLQPVLVSMLLVIGVLLSCGLDYAEYRKSTEIMGILLGPATVALAVPLYLNLRRIRQLFWPIFTTLVIGGVLATGLCVLLGWWFGAEHMVLMTMAPKSVTSPIAMLVAEQIGGVAALAAVFVLITGVVGAMVGPALLSRLGVHSAEARGMALGMTAHAVGTSVALQESEECGAFAALAMSLMGVATAVFLPLAVSVIV, encoded by the coding sequence ATGATCTTCGACTGGCACGGCGCGTGGACAGCAGTGATCCACCATCCCTTGTTCGGCATCGGCATCACCCTGGGTGCCTATCAGTTGGTGCTGGCGGGCTTCGAGAAAACCCGCTGGATCTTCCTGCAGCCGGTACTGGTGTCCATGCTGCTGGTGATCGGCGTGCTGCTCAGCTGTGGCCTGGACTACGCCGAGTACCGCAAAAGCACCGAGATCATGGGCATCCTGCTGGGCCCGGCGACGGTGGCCCTGGCAGTGCCGCTGTACCTGAACCTGCGGCGGATTCGCCAATTGTTCTGGCCGATTTTTACTACGCTGGTGATAGGCGGGGTGCTGGCCACCGGCTTGTGTGTCCTGCTGGGCTGGTGGTTCGGCGCCGAACACATGGTGCTGATGACCATGGCGCCCAAGTCGGTGACGTCACCGATCGCCATGCTGGTGGCCGAGCAGATTGGCGGCGTGGCGGCGCTGGCGGCGGTGTTTGTGCTGATCACCGGCGTGGTTGGCGCCATGGTCGGCCCGGCGTTATTGTCGCGCCTGGGCGTGCACAGTGCCGAGGCGCGCGGCATGGCCCTGGGCATGACTGCCCATGCGGTCGGTACCTCGGTGGCCTTGCAGGAAAGCGAAGAGTGCGGCGCCTTCGCGGCGCTGGCCATGAGTTTGATGGGCGTGGCCACGGCGGTGTTCCTGCCGCTGGCCGTGTCGGTCATTGTTTAA
- the rlmH gene encoding 23S rRNA (pseudouridine(1915)-N(3))-methyltransferase RlmH yields MRLRLIAVGSRMPKWVEEGWHEYAKRLPAELSLELVEIPLNTRGKNADVARFIRQEGEAMLAKVGPNERIVTLEVHGKPWSTEQLAVELDRWRLDSRTVNFMVGGPEGLAPEVCARADQRWSLSALTLPHPLVRILIGEQLYRAWTVLSGHPYHK; encoded by the coding sequence GTGCGCCTGCGTCTGATTGCTGTCGGTTCACGCATGCCCAAGTGGGTGGAAGAAGGCTGGCATGAGTATGCCAAGCGTCTGCCCGCCGAGCTGTCGCTGGAGCTGGTGGAGATACCGCTCAACACCCGGGGCAAGAATGCCGACGTGGCGCGCTTTATTCGTCAGGAAGGCGAAGCCATGCTGGCCAAGGTCGGCCCCAACGAGCGCATCGTCACCCTGGAAGTGCACGGCAAGCCCTGGAGCACCGAGCAGTTGGCGGTGGAACTGGACCGCTGGCGCCTGGACTCGCGCACCGTCAACTTCATGGTCGGTGGCCCGGAAGGGCTGGCGCCGGAAGTCTGCGCGCGGGCGGACCAGCGCTGGTCGCTGTCGGCACTGACGCTGCCGCACCCGTTGGTAAGGATCCTGATCGGTGAACAGCTGTATCGCGCCTGGACAGTTCTGTCCGGGCACCCTTATCACAAATAG
- a CDS encoding MaoC family dehydratase, whose translation MPYVPVAQLKDYVGKELGCSEWLTIDQDRINLFAEATGDYQFIHIDPVKAAQTPFGSTIAHGFLSLSLMPKLMEDILIAPEGLKMAVNYGLDSVRFIQPVKVDSKVRLSVKLTDVIEKKPGQWLLKATATLEIEGQEKPAYIAESLSLYFV comes from the coding sequence ATGCCCTATGTACCCGTAGCGCAGCTCAAAGATTATGTCGGCAAGGAACTGGGATGTTCCGAATGGCTCACCATCGACCAGGACCGTATCAACCTGTTCGCAGAAGCCACCGGCGATTATCAATTCATCCATATCGACCCGGTCAAGGCCGCGCAGACTCCGTTCGGCAGCACCATCGCCCACGGCTTCCTGTCTCTGTCGCTGATGCCTAAATTGATGGAAGACATCCTCATCGCGCCCGAAGGCCTGAAAATGGCGGTCAACTACGGCCTGGACAGTGTGCGCTTCATCCAGCCGGTGAAAGTCGATTCGAAGGTGCGACTGAGCGTCAAGCTCACCGACGTCATTGAAAAAAAACCTGGTCAATGGCTGCTCAAGGCCACCGCCACCCTGGAAATTGAAGGCCAGGAAAAACCCGCTTACATCGCCGAGTCGCTGTCGCTCTACTTCGTGTAG
- the mrdA gene encoding penicillin-binding protein 2, with the protein MTQPIRIKDHEKDARLVRARVVFGAIMVVTLIGVLIARLYFLQVIQYDYHSTLSENNRVHVQPIPPTRGLIFDRNGVVVADNRPSFSLSMTRERSGDWQQVLDVIVEVLQLTPEDRVIFEKRMRQGRRPFEPVPILFELTEEQIARIAVNQFRLPGVEVVAQLVRHYPQGPHFAHSVGYMGRINEKELKTLDPVNYSGTHHIGKTGIERFYEPELHGQVGYEEVETNARGRVLRVLKRTDPVPGKDIVLSLDIKLQEAAEMALGGRRGAVVALDPKTGEVLAMVSQPSFDPNLFVTGISFKAYAELRDSIDRPLFNRVLRGLYPPGSTIKPAVAIAGLDAGVVTASSRVYDPGYYMLPNYDHKYRNWNRTGDGYVDLDTAIMRSNDTYFYDLAHKLGIDRLSAYMGKFGLGQKVSLDMFEESPGLMPSREWKRATRRQAWFPGETLILGIGQGYMQATPLQLAQATALVANKGVWNRPHLARTIEGEKPVDENPIPDIVLRDPSDWTKVNHGMQQVMHGARGTARKAAIGAQYRIAGKSGTAQVVAIKQGEKYDRSKVQERHRDHALFVGFAPADDPKIVVAVMVENGESGSGVAAPVVRQVMDAWLLAEDGRLKPEYGGPPSTTEVTASEE; encoded by the coding sequence ATGACTCAGCCGATCCGCATCAAGGACCATGAGAAAGACGCACGTCTGGTACGTGCGCGCGTGGTGTTTGGCGCGATCATGGTGGTGACGCTGATCGGGGTACTGATTGCGCGCCTGTATTTCCTGCAGGTGATCCAGTACGACTATCACTCCACGCTGTCGGAAAACAACCGTGTGCATGTGCAGCCGATTCCGCCGACCCGTGGGCTGATTTTCGACCGCAATGGCGTAGTGGTGGCGGATAACCGGCCCAGCTTCAGCCTCAGCATGACCCGCGAGCGTTCCGGCGACTGGCAGCAAGTGCTCGACGTCATTGTCGAGGTCCTGCAGCTGACCCCGGAAGACCGGGTGATCTTCGAGAAACGCATGAGGCAGGGGCGCCGACCGTTCGAGCCGGTGCCGATTCTGTTCGAGCTGACCGAAGAGCAGATCGCCCGCATTGCGGTGAACCAGTTCCGCCTGCCGGGCGTGGAAGTGGTGGCGCAGTTGGTGCGGCACTACCCGCAGGGGCCGCACTTTGCTCACTCCGTCGGCTATATGGGGCGCATCAACGAGAAAGAGCTGAAAACCCTCGACCCCGTCAATTACAGCGGCACCCACCATATCGGCAAGACCGGCATCGAGCGTTTCTACGAACCCGAGCTGCACGGCCAGGTGGGTTACGAAGAAGTCGAGACCAACGCGCGCGGCCGCGTGTTGCGGGTGCTCAAGCGGACCGACCCGGTGCCGGGCAAGGACATCGTGCTGAGCCTGGACATCAAGCTGCAGGAAGCCGCCGAGATGGCCCTGGGTGGCCGGCGTGGCGCCGTGGTGGCGCTGGACCCGAAGACGGGCGAAGTGCTGGCCATGGTCAGCCAGCCCAGCTTCGACCCCAACCTGTTCGTGACCGGTATCAGCTTCAAGGCCTACGCCGAGCTACGCGATTCCATCGATCGGCCGCTGTTCAACCGGGTGCTGCGTGGCCTGTATCCGCCGGGTTCGACGATCAAGCCGGCGGTGGCGATTGCAGGTCTGGACGCCGGTGTGGTGACCGCTTCCAGTCGGGTATACGACCCCGGTTACTACATGTTGCCCAATTACGATCACAAGTACCGTAACTGGAACCGTACCGGTGACGGCTATGTCGACCTGGACACCGCGATCATGCGCTCCAACGACACCTATTTTTATGACCTGGCCCACAAGCTGGGCATCGATCGTCTGTCGGCCTACATGGGCAAGTTCGGCCTCGGGCAGAAAGTCTCCCTGGACATGTTCGAAGAGTCCCCAGGCCTGATGCCGTCGCGGGAGTGGAAGCGCGCGACGCGCCGCCAGGCGTGGTTCCCGGGCGAAACCCTGATCCTGGGGATCGGTCAGGGCTACATGCAGGCGACGCCGTTGCAACTGGCCCAGGCTACCGCGCTGGTGGCCAACAAAGGCGTGTGGAACCGTCCGCACCTGGCCAGGACCATCGAAGGCGAAAAGCCGGTGGATGAGAACCCGATCCCGGACATTGTGCTGCGCGACCCATCGGACTGGACCAAGGTCAACCACGGCATGCAGCAGGTGATGCACGGCGCGCGCGGTACGGCGCGCAAGGCAGCGATCGGCGCGCAATACCGCATTGCGGGCAAGAGCGGTACCGCCCAGGTGGTGGCGATCAAGCAGGGCGAGAAATACGACCGTTCCAAGGTCCAGGAACGCCACCGCGACCACGCGTTGTTTGTCGGCTTTGCGCCGGCCGACGACCCGAAAATCGTGGTGGCGGTGATGGTCGAGAACGGCGAGTCCGGTTCCGGCGTCGCCGCGCCTGTGGTGCGCCAGGTGATGGACGCCTGGCTGCTGGCCGAGGACGGCAGGCTCAAGCCTGAATATGGCGGCCCCCCTTCAACCACCGAGGTTACGGCCAGTGAAGAGTAA
- a CDS encoding CidA/LrgA family protein produces MLLRGLTWLVLFQLIGTALNHLLLPVLPGPIIGLLLMLGFLVWRGEVGEPLSLAAGSLLRYLPLLLVPPAVGVMVYARDIAADFWAIVGALVLSLVIAMAVIGVMMQRLVRRHAHEEEGQ; encoded by the coding sequence ATGCTGTTACGTGGCCTGACGTGGCTGGTGCTGTTTCAACTGATCGGCACGGCGCTCAATCATTTGCTGCTGCCGGTTCTGCCGGGGCCCATCATTGGCCTGCTGTTGATGCTCGGCTTTCTGGTGTGGCGCGGCGAAGTGGGTGAGCCCCTGAGCCTGGCCGCCGGCAGCCTGTTGCGCTACCTGCCGTTGCTGCTGGTACCGCCGGCGGTCGGAGTGATGGTGTACGCCAGGGATATCGCCGCTGACTTCTGGGCGATCGTCGGCGCCCTGGTGTTGTCGCTGGTGATTGCCATGGCCGTGATCGGCGTGATGATGCAGCGCCTGGTCAGGCGCCATGCCCATGAGGAGGAGGGCCAATGA
- a CDS encoding LON peptidase substrate-binding domain-containing protein, translated as MSLALFPLNTVLFPGCTLDLQIFEARYLDMIGRCMKKDESFGVVCILGKTEAGHITDAHAVVGCEALIRDFKQQDNGLLGIRVEGGRRFRVYDVTVQKDQLLLGEVHWLDEQPDKALEEEDEDLLALLQALAEHPMVASLDMDTNAEGQQALANQLAYLLPFTDDDKVRLLTMDSPQERLDMIQALLDELQGELFT; from the coding sequence ATGAGTCTGGCGCTGTTTCCACTCAATACCGTGCTGTTTCCTGGCTGCACGCTCGATCTGCAGATCTTCGAGGCGCGCTACCTCGACATGATCGGGCGCTGTATGAAAAAGGACGAAAGCTTCGGCGTGGTGTGCATCCTTGGAAAAACCGAGGCCGGCCATATTACCGACGCTCACGCGGTGGTCGGTTGTGAAGCGTTGATCCGTGACTTCAAACAGCAGGATAACGGCCTGCTGGGCATTCGCGTTGAAGGTGGGCGGCGTTTTCGCGTTTATGACGTCACTGTGCAGAAAGACCAGTTGCTGTTGGGTGAGGTGCACTGGCTGGATGAGCAACCGGACAAAGCTCTGGAAGAAGAGGATGAAGACCTGCTGGCCTTGCTGCAGGCCCTGGCCGAACACCCAATGGTCGCTTCATTGGACATGGACACCAACGCTGAGGGCCAACAAGCGTTGGCCAATCAGTTGGCGTATTTGCTGCCATTCACGGATGACGACAAGGTCAGGCTCCTGACCATGGACAGCCCGCAGGAGCGTCTGGATATGATCCAGGCGCTGCTCGACGAACTGCAGGGCGAGCTGTTCACTTAA
- a CDS encoding DNA-3-methyladenine glycosylase: protein MSRFAPELPASALPDSFFDRDAQLLARELLGKVIRHRVGDIWLSARIIETEAYYAAEKGSHSSLGYTEKRKALFLDGGHIYMYYARGGDSLNFSAQGPGNAVLIKSAYPWVDEVSGPDSLAQMLLNNPDAKGLPRPSHTLCAGQTLLCKALGLKVPMWDAKRFDQERLYVEDVGQTPTQIIQTTRLGIPSGRDEHLMYRFVDAGYAPYCTRNPLRRGQVEGRDYFLL from the coding sequence ATGTCCCGCTTTGCCCCCGAACTCCCCGCCAGCGCCCTGCCCGACAGCTTCTTCGACCGCGATGCGCAATTGCTCGCGCGTGAATTGCTCGGAAAAGTCATCCGCCATCGCGTCGGCGACATCTGGCTTTCGGCGCGAATAATCGAAACCGAAGCGTATTACGCCGCTGAGAAAGGCAGCCATTCTTCACTCGGCTACACAGAAAAGCGTAAGGCTTTGTTTCTGGATGGCGGGCATATCTATATGTATTACGCACGCGGTGGCGACTCCCTGAACTTCAGCGCCCAGGGCCCCGGCAACGCGGTGCTGATCAAATCGGCCTACCCGTGGGTCGATGAGGTGTCCGGCCCGGACAGCCTGGCGCAGATGCTGCTCAATAATCCGGACGCCAAGGGCTTGCCGCGTCCTTCGCACACGCTGTGCGCCGGCCAGACACTGTTATGCAAGGCGCTGGGGTTGAAGGTACCGATGTGGGATGCCAAACGGTTTGACCAGGAGCGCCTCTATGTCGAAGACGTCGGCCAGACCCCGACGCAGATCATCCAGACCACCCGCCTGGGCATCCCCAGCGGCCGCGATGAACACCTGATGTACCGCTTCGTCGATGCGGGCTATGCGCCTTATTGCACGCGGAACCCGCTGCGCCGAGGCCAGGTCGAAGGCCGCGACTATTTTTTGCTGTGA
- a CDS encoding glutamate-5-semialdehyde dehydrogenase — MTESVLDYMTRLGRAARQASRLIARASTAQKNRALLAAADALDASRSELAAANELDLANGRANGLEPALLDRLALTPARIDDMIEGLRQVAKLPDPIGEIRDMRYMPSGIQVGKMRVPLGVIGIIYESRPNVTIDAASLCLKSGNATILRGGSEAIHSNRAIAACIQQGLAVAQLPAEVVQVVETTDRAAVGALITMPEFVDVIVPRGGKSLIERVSRDAKVPVIKHLDGVCHVYIDIAADIDKAIRIADNAKTHRYAPCNTMETLLVHAGIAERVLPALAAIYRDKGVELRGCERTRALLGADVIEATEQDWYTEYTAPILSIRIVDDLDQAIEHINTYGSKHTDAIVSEHFSDARRFLNEVDSASVMVNASTRFADGFEYGLGAEIGISTDKLHARGPVGLEGLTSEKYVVFGDGHVRT, encoded by the coding sequence ATGACTGAGTCCGTTCTTGACTACATGACCCGCCTGGGTCGCGCTGCCCGCCAGGCGTCGCGGTTGATCGCCCGTGCGAGCACTGCGCAGAAAAATCGCGCCCTGCTGGCCGCCGCCGACGCTCTGGATGCCTCGCGCTCCGAGCTGGCCGCCGCCAACGAACTGGACCTGGCCAACGGCCGTGCCAATGGTCTGGAGCCGGCTCTGCTGGACCGCCTGGCGCTGACCCCGGCGCGCATCGACGACATGATCGAAGGCCTGCGTCAGGTAGCCAAGCTGCCTGACCCCATCGGTGAAATCCGCGATATGCGTTACATGCCCTCCGGTATTCAGGTCGGCAAGATGCGCGTGCCCCTGGGCGTGATCGGCATCATCTATGAGTCGCGCCCGAACGTGACCATCGACGCCGCGAGCCTGTGCCTCAAGTCCGGTAACGCCACCATCCTGCGTGGCGGTTCCGAGGCCATCCATTCCAACCGTGCCATCGCCGCCTGCATCCAGCAGGGCCTGGCCGTGGCCCAGTTGCCCGCCGAAGTGGTGCAAGTGGTGGAAACCACCGACCGCGCCGCCGTCGGTGCCTTGATCACCATGCCGGAGTTCGTCGACGTCATCGTGCCGCGCGGTGGCAAGAGCCTGATCGAGCGCGTGAGCCGCGATGCCAAGGTGCCAGTGATCAAGCACCTGGATGGCGTCTGCCACGTGTACATCGACATCGCGGCCGATATCGACAAGGCGATCCGCATCGCCGACAACGCCAAGACCCATCGCTACGCGCCGTGCAACACCATGGAAACCCTGCTGGTGCACGCCGGCATTGCCGAGCGCGTGCTGCCAGCGCTGGCGGCCATCTACCGTGACAAGGGCGTGGAGCTGCGTGGTTGCGAGCGCACCCGCGCGCTGCTGGGCGCCGACGTGATCGAAGCCACCGAGCAGGACTGGTACACCGAATACACGGCGCCGATCCTGTCGATCCGCATCGTCGACGACCTGGACCAGGCCATCGAACACATCAATACCTATGGCTCCAAGCACACCGACGCAATCGTGTCCGAGCATTTCAGCGATGCGCGCCGGTTCCTTAATGAAGTGGACTCCGCTTCGGTGATGGTCAACGCCTCGACGCGTTTTGCCGACGGCTTCGAGTACGGCCTGGGCGCGGAGATCGGCATTTCCACCGACAAGCTCCATGCTCGCGGCCCGGTGGGCCTCGAAGGCCTGACCAGCGAGAAGTATGTGGTGTTCGGCGATGGGCATGTGCGCACTTGA
- the nadD gene encoding nicotinate-nucleotide adenylyltransferase: MAKRIGLLGGTFDPVHIGHLRSALEVADALALDELRLIPNFRPPHRDTPQVSPQQRLEMVRLAVEGIAPLVVDDRELKRDKPSYTVDTLELMRAELAADDQLFLLLGWDAFCGLPSWHRWEDLLQHCHILVLQRPDADSEPPDALRNLLAARSVSDPLALTGPNGNIAFVWQTPLAVSATQIRQLLASGKSVRFLVPDAVLAYIDAHGLYRASN, translated from the coding sequence ATGGCTAAGCGTATCGGGCTGCTCGGCGGTACCTTCGACCCTGTGCACATCGGCCACCTGCGCAGTGCGCTGGAGGTGGCGGACGCGCTGGCGCTGGATGAACTGCGTCTGATCCCCAATTTCCGGCCGCCCCATCGCGACACGCCGCAAGTGTCGCCCCAGCAGCGTCTGGAAATGGTGCGTCTGGCGGTGGAAGGCATTGCACCGTTGGTGGTGGACGACCGCGAACTCAAGCGCGATAAACCGTCCTACACGGTCGACACCCTGGAACTGATGCGCGCCGAACTGGCCGCGGACGACCAGTTGTTTCTGCTTTTGGGCTGGGACGCATTTTGCGGCCTGCCCTCTTGGCATCGCTGGGAGGATCTCCTCCAGCATTGCCACATCCTGGTTCTGCAACGCCCGGATGCCGACAGCGAACCGCCGGATGCCTTGCGCAACCTGCTGGCCGCGCGGTCGGTAAGTGACCCCTTGGCCCTGACCGGGCCGAACGGGAATATTGCATTCGTCTGGCAGACCCCGCTTGCGGTGTCCGCCACCCAGATCCGTCAACTGCTGGCCAGCGGGAAGTCGGTACGGTTCCTGGTGCCTGACGCGGTCCTGGCCTACATCGATGCGCACGGGCTTTACCGTGCGTCGAACTGA
- a CDS encoding bifunctional DedA family/phosphatase PAP2 family protein — protein sequence MGQWLDSITGWLTVNPQWLAVAVFIVACVECLAIAGLIVPGTVLLFAIAALAGSGALSLSETLLLGFLGGLLGDGVSYYLGRHFHQNIRRLPGLRQHPEWMNGAETYFHKYGIASLLVGRFIGPLRPMLPMVAGMCDMPFPRFAGVSILAAAGWSVAYLLPGWATGAAFRLPLPEGFWPEAAVVAGCLAVVIGLSLNSSLRGHRRATLWIGGASLTLLIALFIGYRSLDNFDHGLSALVQEHRSPWLDEVMVRITQLGEFKKMFFASAVFTGLLLLARQWRHALFVGATLAGSALINTGSKLFFARGRPEILTDPLTSFSMPSGHASGAFAFFLALAVLAGRGQPTRLRLTWMLLGCIPAAFIALSRVYLGAHWPTDILAGTLLAMTVCAVCLGLSEYRRPLPAMPQKTWWLLLPALAAVMGFIALVGTSHALLRYAY from the coding sequence ATGGGCCAATGGCTCGATAGCATTACCGGCTGGCTGACCGTCAACCCGCAGTGGCTGGCCGTGGCGGTGTTTATCGTCGCGTGCGTGGAATGCCTGGCGATTGCCGGGTTGATCGTGCCCGGTACGGTGCTGCTGTTCGCCATTGCCGCGCTGGCCGGCAGCGGCGCGTTGTCCTTGAGCGAGACATTGCTGCTGGGCTTCCTCGGCGGCTTGCTTGGCGACGGGGTTTCCTACTACCTGGGCCGACACTTTCACCAGAACATTCGGCGCCTGCCCGGCTTGCGCCAACATCCCGAGTGGATGAACGGTGCAGAAACCTACTTTCACAAGTACGGCATCGCCAGCTTGCTGGTCGGACGCTTCATCGGCCCGCTGCGGCCCATGCTGCCGATGGTGGCAGGCATGTGCGACATGCCGTTCCCGCGCTTCGCCGGGGTCAGCATTCTGGCGGCGGCGGGTTGGTCGGTGGCTTATCTGCTGCCCGGCTGGGCGACGGGTGCCGCGTTCCGCTTGCCGTTGCCCGAAGGGTTCTGGCCCGAGGCGGCGGTGGTCGCGGGGTGCCTTGCCGTAGTGATCGGGCTGAGCCTGAACAGCAGCCTGCGCGGCCATCGTCGCGCCACTTTATGGATAGGCGGCGCCAGCCTGACGTTGTTGATCGCACTGTTTATCGGCTATCGCTCGCTGGATAATTTTGACCACGGCCTCAGCGCCCTGGTGCAGGAGCACCGCAGCCCTTGGCTGGATGAGGTGATGGTGCGGATCACCCAACTGGGTGAGTTCAAGAAGATGTTTTTCGCCAGTGCCGTATTTACCGGCCTGTTGTTACTGGCGCGGCAATGGCGCCACGCACTGTTTGTCGGTGCCACGCTGGCGGGGTCGGCCCTTATCAATACCGGGAGCAAACTGTTTTTCGCCCGAGGCCGTCCAGAAATCCTCACAGACCCGCTGACCAGTTTCAGTATGCCCAGCGGCCACGCGTCCGGCGCATTCGCGTTCTTCCTGGCGTTGGCGGTACTGGCCGGTCGCGGCCAGCCCACGCGGCTGCGCCTGACCTGGATGCTGCTGGGCTGTATTCCCGCAGCGTTTATCGCGTTGTCGCGGGTTTACCTCGGTGCCCATTGGCCCACGGACATCCTTGCCGGCACATTACTGGCAATGACGGTGTGCGCGGTCTGCCTGGGGCTCAGCGAATATCGCCGCCCGCTGCCCGCCATGCCGCAAAAAACCTGGTGGCTGCTGCTGCCGGCACTGGCGGCGGTGATGGGTTTTATCGCGCTGGTCGGTACTTCGCATGCCCTGCTGCGCTACGCCTATTAA
- a CDS encoding C13 family peptidase, with translation MRPLAPLALALLLTACGDGESLLPPDARLPDGGRYRGDVVNGLLQGQGRVDYPNGSWYAGTFDKGQWHGQGEWHGSNGEVYKGEFRQGLFEGQGSLTTAGSQYVGGFKNGRRHGEGTLKEGQMTYRGEFKDDQYSGLGRLELADGSQYQGQFAHGKPNGEGQRNDDSGNQFSGHFVDGQLEGNGIFNSADGDIYVGQFKQNQLNGKGRYENADGDVWIGQFKEGSLTGKGELIGVDGSHYVGQFADWRFSGEGRLNLTDGSFYVGGFDSDNYQGQGTLVLADGSVQAGTWVNGMRVRDADGRLLPDPLETGVLAQGRLLDAALAAVPTSTPAVELYSLVLAGDGKQSVFLREADYVSNLLASRFGARGQIRLVNHRDHITDRPLATRESLRRAVQTLAERTGPEDLVFIYLTSHGTHEHELVLDQPRMELADLPADELAIVMAPLKNRDKVIVISACYSGGFIPALKDERTLIMTASRADRVSFGCSEEADFTYFGDALFAQAFNQTDDLQQAFKLAQVHVSEREQADNFEASEPQIWAPKGVIAHWQLLRKQQARKALESVSMNSKEAKGN, from the coding sequence ATGCGCCCACTCGCCCCACTTGCCCTTGCCCTGTTGCTCACCGCTTGCGGAGACGGCGAATCGCTGTTGCCGCCGGACGCACGCCTGCCCGATGGTGGCCGCTACCGGGGCGACGTGGTCAATGGCTTGCTGCAAGGCCAGGGCCGTGTGGATTACCCCAATGGCAGCTGGTACGCCGGCACGTTCGACAAAGGCCAGTGGCATGGCCAGGGCGAATGGCACGGCAGCAATGGCGAAGTCTATAAAGGCGAGTTTCGGCAGGGTCTGTTCGAAGGCCAGGGCAGCCTGACCACCGCCGGCAGCCAGTATGTGGGCGGTTTCAAGAACGGTCGACGGCATGGCGAAGGCACCCTCAAAGAGGGGCAGATGACCTATCGCGGCGAATTCAAGGATGACCAGTATTCCGGCCTCGGGCGCCTTGAGCTGGCCGACGGCAGCCAGTACCAGGGCCAGTTCGCCCATGGCAAGCCCAATGGCGAAGGCCAGCGCAACGACGACAGTGGCAACCAGTTCAGCGGCCACTTCGTCGACGGCCAGCTGGAGGGCAACGGCATCTTCAACAGCGCCGATGGCGACATCTATGTCGGCCAGTTCAAACAGAACCAGCTCAATGGCAAGGGCCGCTACGAAAACGCCGACGGCGATGTGTGGATCGGTCAGTTCAAGGAAGGATCGCTGACCGGTAAGGGCGAATTGATCGGGGTGGACGGCAGCCATTACGTCGGCCAGTTCGCCGACTGGCGCTTCAGTGGCGAAGGCCGTCTGAACCTTACCGACGGCAGCTTCTATGTGGGCGGCTTCGACAGCGACAACTATCAGGGGCAAGGCACCCTCGTGCTCGCCGACGGCAGCGTACAGGCAGGCACCTGGGTCAACGGCATGCGCGTAAGGGACGCCGACGGCCGGCTGTTGCCCGACCCATTGGAAACAGGCGTACTGGCCCAGGGCCGGTTACTCGATGCCGCCCTCGCCGCCGTGCCGACCTCCACGCCGGCCGTGGAGCTGTATAGCCTGGTGCTGGCTGGCGACGGTAAACAAAGCGTATTCCTGCGCGAGGCCGATTACGTCAGCAATCTGCTGGCAAGCCGCTTTGGCGCGCGCGGGCAGATTCGCCTGGTCAACCACCGCGATCACATCACCGACCGCCCCCTGGCCACGCGCGAGAGCCTGCGCCGCGCCGTGCAGACCCTGGCCGAGCGCACCGGGCCGGAAGACCTGGTGTTTATCTACCTGACCAGCCACGGCACCCATGAACACGAATTGGTGCTGGACCAGCCGCGCATGGAATTGGCCGACCTGCCCGCCGATGAACTGGCAATCGTCATGGCCCCTTTGAAAAACCGCGACAAGGTCATCGTGATTTCCGCCTGCTACTCCGGCGGCTTCATTCCGGCCCTCAAAGACGAGCGCACCCTGATCATGACCGCCTCTCGGGCTGATCGGGTGTCCTTCGGCTGTTCTGAAGAAGCCGACTTCACCTACTTCGGCGATGCGCTCTTCGCCCAGGCCTTCAACCAGACCGACGATTTGCAGCAAGCCTTCAAGCTGGCCCAGGTGCACGTGAGCGAACGCGAACAGGCGGACAATTTCGAAGCGTCCGAACCACAGATCTGGGCCCCCAAAGGCGTGATCGCTCACTGGCAACTCTTACGCAAGCAGCAGGCACGAAAGGCGCTGGAAAGCGTCTCAATGAATAGCAAGGAAGCCAAAGGCAACTAA
- the rsfS gene encoding ribosome silencing factor: MTNKDVSKVKRKGTFKSAPLPVEAHTGPELAGEELVKVAVAALEDVKAQDIQVLDVRDKQSITDYMIIATGTSNRQIGAMLDKVREAVKAQGVKPLGEEGKGDSDWVLLDMDDVIVHMMTSNARQFYDLERLWKGAEQSRAADGKHHSPEVGHAHFDKLNKDQE; this comes from the coding sequence ATGACCAACAAAGACGTAAGCAAAGTTAAGCGCAAAGGCACTTTCAAAAGCGCCCCTCTGCCGGTAGAAGCCCACACCGGTCCGGAACTGGCCGGCGAAGAGCTGGTAAAAGTCGCCGTGGCGGCCCTGGAAGATGTGAAGGCCCAGGACATCCAGGTGCTGGACGTGCGCGATAAGCAGAGCATCACCGACTACATGATCATCGCCACCGGTACCTCCAACCGCCAGATCGGCGCGATGCTGGACAAGGTGCGCGAAGCCGTCAAAGCCCAGGGCGTCAAGCCGTTGGGTGAAGAAGGCAAGGGCGACAGCGACTGGGTGCTGTTGGACATGGACGACGTGATCGTCCACATGATGACGTCCAACGCCCGCCAGTTCTACGACCTGGAGCGTCTGTGGAAAGGCGCCGAGCAGAGCCGTGCCGCCGATGGCAAGCACCACAGCCCTGAAGTGGGCCACGCTCACTTCGACAAGCTCAACAAAGACCAGGAATAA